In Harpia harpyja isolate bHarHar1 chromosome 12, bHarHar1 primary haplotype, whole genome shotgun sequence, a single window of DNA contains:
- the WSCD1 gene encoding WSC domain-containing protein 1, with protein sequence MAKAFFRLQKILRRTQFLLFFLTAAYLMAGSLLLLQRTRLVIQQGSRGTSANQALPMPDGMAGVGIVDPRTLQNSRPSPRLLVGMDALQEPALDQRHSPRWLVSRNSELRQLRRRWFHRFISDQEPMQTAGFKGMKHTAEHKGTYMGCFSDDSRERTLKGAVFYDLRKMTVSHCQEACAERAYTYAGLAYGAECYCGNKLPATASKPEDCNSECKGEKGSVCGGVNRLSVYRVEELRAGARRRRNVIYRGCFRAPENLTDTFPASLIQPNLTVEMCSEFCSKKEFPLAVIRGRECYCGYPTGRFSLRDGADRLLCSGMHNTSSAAEGKYCLVYQTPVQDTRCTDRKFLTTKSKVFVALSSFPGAGNTWARHLIEHATGYYTGSYYFDGALYNKGFKGEKDHWRSRRTICVKTHESGKTEIEMFDSAILLIRNPYKSLMAEFNRKYAGHLGYATDRNWKSKEWPDFVNSYASWWASHVLDWLKYGKHLLVVHYEDLKQSLIPKLKEMVEFLNMTVTEDRLLCVENNRDGNFKRSGAKQKDFEPFTQEMKDLINRYILTVDEALRGRNFTGLPREYVPR encoded by the exons ATGGCCAAAGCTTTCTTCAGGCTACAGAAGATTCTCCGTCGGACCcagtttctgctcttcttcctcacaGCAGCTTACCTGATGGCTGGCAGCCTCCTGCTGCTACAGCGGACCCGCTTGGTTATCCAGCAAGGTTCACGTGGGACCTCCGCTAATCAGGCCCTGCCAATGCCGGACGGGATGGCCGGGGTTGGGATCGTAGACCCCAGGACGCTGCAAAACTCCCGCCCCAGTCCCAGGCTGCTGGTGGGCATGGACGCGCTGCAGGAGCCGGCCCTGGACCAGCGGCACAGCCCACGGTGGCTCGTGTCCCGCAACTCGGAGCTCAGGCAGTTGAGAAGAAGGTGGTTTCACAGGTTCATCAGTGATCAGGAGCCCATGCAAACAGCAGGATTTAAAGGGATGAAGCACACTGCTGAGCACAAAG GCACCTACATGGGATGCTTCAGTGATGATTCAAGGGAAAGGACACTGAAGGGAGCTGTGTTTTATGACTTAAGAAAAATGACAGTATCTCACTGTCAGGAAGCTTGTGCTGAGAG GGCTTACACCTATGCGGGCCTGGCGTACGGAGCAGAGTGCTACTGCGGGAACAAGCTGCCAGCCACCGCCTCGAAGCCTGAGGATTGCAAcagcgagtgcaagggggaaaaGGGCTCCGTCTGCGGAGGGGTGAACCGGCTCTCTGTCTACAGGGTGGAGGAGCTGCGGGCAGGAGCGAGAAGAC GGAGGAATGTTATCTATCGAGGATGTTTTAGAGCTCCAGAAAATTTAACAGACACCTTTCCAGCCTCTTTGATACAGCCCAATTTGACGGTGGAGATGTGCTCTGAATTTTGCTCCAAGAAA GAGTTTCCCTTGGCAGTCATCCGAGGGCGGGAGTGCTACTGCGGCTACCCCACTGGGCGCTTCTCGCTGCGCGACGGCGCAGATAGGCTGCTCTGCAGCGGGATGCACAACACCAGCAGTGCTGCCGAGGGAAAATACTGCCTGGTCTATCAGACACCGGTGCAAG ACACCCGCTGTACGGACAGGAAATTCTTAACCACCAAATCCAAAGTGTTCGTTGCTCTGTCAAGCTTTCCTGGGGCTGGGAATACATGGGCTCGCCATTTGATAGAGCATGCCACAGGATACTACACAGGAAGCTATTACTTCGATGGAGCCCTCTACAACAAAG gttttaaaggagaaaaagaccACTGGAGAAGTAGAAGGACCATCTGTGTGAAAACACATGAAAGTGGCAAGACGGAGATTGAAATGTTCGACTCGGCAATCCTGTTGATAAGGAACCCATACAAATCACTGATGGCGGAGTTCAACAGGAAATACGCCGGGCACCTGGGGTACGCCACCGACCGCAACTGGAAGAGCAAAG AGTGGCCCGACTTCGTGAACAGCTATGCCTCCTGGTGGGCCTCCCATGTCCTGGACTGGCTGAAGTATGGGAAGCACCTGCTCGTTGTCCACTACGAGGACCTGAAGCAGAGCCTCATCCCCAAGCTGAAGGAAATGGTGGAGTTTCTGAATATGACCGTGACAGAGGACCGACTGCTCTGCGTTGAGAACAACAGGGATGGGAATTTCAAGCGGTCTGGTGCTAAGCAAAAGGATTTTGAGCCATTCACCCAGGAAATGAAAGATCTTATCAACAGATACATCTTGACGGTGGATGAAGCCCTGAGGGGGAGAAACTTCACAGGGCTGCCCAGAGAGTATGTGCCAAGATGA